A window of Bradyrhizobium sp. AZCC 1719 genomic DNA:
CTGCGCAACTGGGGCCTCGTCTTCATCGGCAATTTCGCCGGCGCCTTTACGGTCGCCGTGATGATGGCGATCGTGTTCACCTTCGGCTGGTCGCAGCCACCGGACAAGGTCGGGCAAGTGATCGGCACGATCGGCGAGAGCCGCACCGTCGGCTATGCCAACCATGGCGCGGCCGGCATGCTGACGCTGTTCATCCGCGGCATGCTCTGCAACTGGATGGTCTCGGCCGGCGTCGTGGGCGCGATGATCTCCACCCATGTCAGCGGCAAGGTGATCGCGATGTGGATGCCGATCATGCTCTTCTTCTTCATGACCTTCGAGCATTCCATCGTGAACATGTTCCTGTTCCCGTCGGGTCTCCTACTCGGCGGCAAGTTCACCTGGTGGGACTACATCGTCTGGAACGAGATTCCGACCGTGGTCGGCAACCTCGTCGGCGGTCTCGCTTTCACCGGGCTGACGCTGTACGCCACTCACGTGAAGACCGGTCCGTCGCGTAGCGCGTCGGCTGCGGCATCTTCGCGGCCGTCCTCGCGCATTGCCGCTTGATCTTAAGACGAGGATGGGCCTCTCCTCGCCAGGGGAGAGGCCCATTGTCGTGAAAGCCGGGAATGCCGCGCGAGCTGAAAATATCGGTCGGACAATTTTCCGATAAGGGAGCCAAGGAAACCAACCAGGATTTCCATGGCGTCCTGATCCCGGACGAGCCGCTGCTCAGCCTCAAGGGCATTTCCATCGTGCTGGCCGACGGCATCAGCACGAGCAAGGTCAGCCGGGTCGCCGCGGAATCGGCGGTCAAGGGGTTTTTGACCGACTATTACTGCACCTCGGAATCCTGGTCGGTGCGGACCTCGGCGCAGCGTGTGCTGGAGGCGACCAATTCCTGGCTGCATTCGCAGACGCGCAGCCAGTATGCCTATGACAAGGACCGCGGTTACGTCTGTACGCTCTCCGCCATGGTCATCAAGTCGACCACGGCGCATCTCTTTCACATCGGCGATTCCCGCATCTATCGTCTCTCCGGCAACACGCTGGAGCAACTGACCAACGACCACCGCATCGTCATTTCCTCGCAGCAGAGCTATCTCGGCCGGGCGCTCGGCGTAAATCCGCAAATCGAGATCGACTACCAGATGCTGCGGGTCGAGCCGGGCGATGTCTTTGTGCTCGTGACCGACGGCATCTACGAGCATCTTAGCGCCCGTCGCATTGCAAAGGCGGTGAACGAAGGCGGCGCCGATCTCGATGCGGCCGCGAAGGGGATTGTCGACCAGGCATTTGAAGCTGGCAGCAAGGACAATCTCACCGTCCAGATCGTCCGCGTCGATGAGGTGCCCGACGGCGCCGCCAGCGAAGTGTTCGCCCAGCCGCATGAACTGCCGCTGCCTCCGCTTCTGGAGGCGCGCACCGTGTTCGACGGCTACCGAATCGTCCGCGAGTTGCACGGCTCCAGCCGCAGCCACATCTACCTTGCCGTCGATATCGAAACCGACGCGGTCGTCACCATCAAGATCCCGTCGATCGATTTGCGCGACGATCCCGCCTACCTGAAGCGGTTCATGATGGAGGAGTGGGTGGCGCGGCGGATCGACAGCCCGCACGTGCTGAAGCCCTGCCTGCTGCAGCGCAAGCGCAACTTCCTCTATGTCGCGACCGAGTACATCGACGGGCAAACGCTGACGCAATGGATGATCGACAATCCGAAACCGAGCCTGGAGACCGTGCGCGGCATCGTCGAGCAGATCGCCAAGGGCTTGCGCGCCTTCCATCGCAAGGAGATGCTGCACCAGGACGTCAGGCCCGACAACATCATGATCGATGCGACGGGTACCGTGAAGATCATCGATTTCGGTTCGACGAAAATCACGGGCGTCGTGGAGGCCGAACCGTCAGGCATCCGCAATGACATTCTCGGTACCCAGCAATATACCGCCCCCGAATATTTCCTCGGCGAGCCGGCAACGATGCGTTCGGACCTGTTTTCGCTCGGCGTCATCACCTACCAGATGCTGACCGGAAAACTGCCCTACGGCGCGCAGATCGCAAAGGCGCGGACCAGGTCGCAATTCAACAAGCTGGTCTACCGCCCGGTGTCGCATGGCGACCGCGAGTTGCCGCAATGGATCGACGGCACGCTCGAGAAGGCCGTGCACCCCAATCCCTACAAGCGCTATGACAGTTTTTCAGAGTTCCTGTTCGACCTGCGTCATCCCAATGCCAATTACGTCAGCGGCTCTTCGACGCCGCTGATCGAGCGCAATCCGCTGCTGTTCTGGAAAAGCACGACGGTCGTGCTGGCGCTCGCCGTAATCGTGCTGCTCGCCATGCAGCACGGGGTGAACCGGTAGTGCTGTCATGCCCCGCTTCAGGCGGGGCATCCAGTACTCCGTGTCATCGGTTTCCTTTCACAACGCCGGCCGCGGGGTACTGGATCGCCCGATTCAAGTCGGGCGATGACGACCGGGCTAGTTCGTCGTCCCCGCCGGAATCGGATCGAGGCCGCTCTTGACGATCTCGGGGCGCGCGGCGGGCGAGGCGAGGAACTTGATCAGCGCTTTGCCGGCCTCGGGTTCTTTCGAGACGGTGGCGATCCCTGCGGAAAACACCGTGATCTTCTGCAATTCGTCCGGCAGCGGGCCGACGATCTCGATGCCTTCCACCGGCTTCAATTCGCTGATCTGTTGGAAGCCGATCTCGGCGTCGCCGCGCGCGACGATCTCGCCGACCGGCGTTGCCGGAATCTTCCTCGCTTTGTCCTTCATGGCTTCCGTAATGCCGAGCTTTCCGAACATCTCGGTCGAGACATAGACGCCGCTGGCGCTGTCGGAATAGGCGACCGTCTTCACCGCCAGCAGCGCGCGCTTGAGCGCGTCGGCAGTGCTGATATCAGGCTTCGGCATGCCCGACTTGACGGCAACCCCGATCGGCGACTTGACGAGATCAACGCTGGTGCCGGCAGTCACTTTGCCTTTCTTGGCGAGATCGTCGAGCGCATAACCGACCATGATCAGGACGTCCGCCGGTTCGCCGCGCTCCAGCCGTACCGGGATAGCATTCGTGGTCGTGCCCATCGACGGCCCGTAAGCGGTCAGCACCTTGTGGCCTGTCGCACGCTCGAATTCCGGAACCAGCGCCTTGTAGGCGGCCGACAATCCGCCCGAGATCATCACCCGCACCTCGGCGGCTGTGGCTGTGACGGTCAGCAGGAACGCACTGAGAGTGGCGAGCGCGAGGGTGCGAAGTGTTTTTGAAAGCCGCATCATGAATTCCTCCTGGGACGACTCTTGAGCGGTCGACCTTGGGAAATGCTAGCGCGCAAGAGGGAGGACGGCTAGACCCGCCACTCCGTCATTGCGAGCGAACGGGTCGCGCGAATGCGCGCCCGATGACAGGCTCCGCGAAGCAATCCATCTCTCGGCGCACGAGGAGCCAATGGATTGCTTCGTCGCTTTGCTCCTCGCAATGACGTGGAGAGGGCGGTGCGCCAGCCCTCACGAATTCACATGCACGAAATCCCGCAGCAGCGGATAGATCTCGTTGTTCCAGCGCTTGCCGGAGAACACGCCGTAATGGCCGACGCCGGCCTGCATGTGGTGCACCTTGCGATAGGCGCGCACGCCGGTGCAGAGGTCCTGCGCCGCCAGCGTCTGGCCGATCGAACAGATATCGTCCTTTTCGCCCTCGACCGTCATCAGGCCCATGCGCCGGATCGCGGCCGGGTCGACCTTCCGGCCGCGATGCTTCAGTTTGCCCTGCGGCAACAGATGCTCCTGAAACACGTCGCGCACGGTCTCGATATAGAATTCAGCAGGCAGATCCATCACCGCAAAATATTCGTCGTAGAAGGTCTTGATGATCGCGGCCTTTTCCTTCTCACCCTTGGCGAGATGATTGGCGAGGTCGATGTGCTGCTTGATGTGGCGTTCCAGATTCATCGACACGAAGGCGGTGAGCTGCACAAAACCGGGATAGACTTTTCGGAACGCGCCCTTGCACTGCACCGGCACGTAATTGATCAGGTTTTTCTCAAACCAGTTGATCGGCTTGCTCCTGGCGAATTCATTGACCTTGGTCGGCTGGATCCGGGTGTCGATCGGCCCGGCCATCAGGGTCAGCGTCGCCGGGCGGGCCGGGTGATTATCCTCCGACATCACGGCAGCCGCGGCCAGCGCCGAGACCGACGGCTGGCAGATCGCCACCATGTGCGCACGCGGACCGATCTTGTCCAGGAAGGTGATCAGGTGATCGGTGTAATCCTCCAGCCCAAACCGGCCGGCATGAAGCGGAATGTCGCGCGGATTGTGCCAGTCGGTGATGTAGACGTCGTGGTCCTGCAGCAACGTCTTCACGGTACCGCGCAATAGCGTCGCGAAATGGCCGGACATCGGCGCCACCAGCAACAGCCGCGGCTGCTCCGGCGCGTTCTCCTTCTTGAAATGCAGGAGCGAACCGAACGGGGTGGCGAAGGTGACTTCCTCGGTTACCTCCAGCTCCCGATTGCCGACCAGTACCCTGTCGATGCCATAGGCTGGCCGGTGATAGGTGAGGGAGGAGCGCGAGATCAGTTCGAGCGAAGCGGCCAGCCGGCCGAATAATTTGTCGGAGACGCCCTGCGGCACCAGGTTGAGATATCTGAGCGCCGCTGCCGCCCCGGTCCGCCATGGCGACGTCAGGTCCATGTGGTTCTGATAGGCCTGGTACATCATTGACATCATTCACATCAGCCCCTGTCCCGTGAGGCCATGCAATATCGACGCCACAGCGGGCCCGGCCGCCTCTAAAACTGGCACGTGGTTTGCTGCGCAAATGCCCAGCGCACAGGCATTGGGCGGCGCCGCGGTCGGCCGCCCTTGCCCGGCAAGGCGTTTTGGGGTTCGAGGGAAGGCCATATGGCGAAGACCACACTGACCATCTCCAGCAAGAATTACTCGTCCTGGTCGCTGCGCGGCTGGCTGCTGGCGAAGTTCTCAGGGCTTGAGTTCGAGGAGGTCATCACCGCTCCCGACGATGCCTCGGCGCGGGCTGAAATCCTGCTGCTGTCGTCCTCGATCCTGGTGCCGTGCCTGCGCCATGAGGGCGCCACCATCTGGGATACGCTGGCGATCGCGGAATATCTCAACGAGGCCATGCCGGACGCCGGCCTGCTGCCGTCCGACCGGATCCGGCGCGCCCATTGCCGCTCGATCTGCGGTGAGATCCATTCGGGCTTCACCACGCTGCGCGCCTCGCTGCCGGTCAACCTGAAGGGCCATTTCCCGGGCTTCAAGATCTGGTCGCGCGCGCAGGCCGATATCGACCGGGTCTGCACCATCTGGCGCGAATGCCTTGCGGAATCAGGCGGGCCGTTCCTGTTCGGCGAGCGCACCATGGCGGACGCCATGTACGCGCCCGTTGTGACCCGTTTCATGACCTATGACGTCAAGCTCGAGCCCACCCTCGCGGCCTACGCCAAGACGATCATGGCGATGCCAGAGATGCAGGAATGGATCGAGGCCGCCAAGGCCGAGCCGGCCGATATCGAGGAGCTCGAGGTCGAATATTAGGCAAGCCCGGTGAGCCTTGCCCGCTTTGATGGCGGCGCAGGGCCCGGTCATTCGCCATTTTTGCAAGCTGCTGAAACCGGATTTCTGCCTCCGGCCAAGCGGTTCACTGCACGGATGCCGGCCAAATCGCTGCATCGCAACGCGACTGGCGTGGATTTCGCATAGCAGCATGCAGCCGTGAACGCGACGATGCGACGCTGCCGAAAATTTGGACGCTCTTCGCCTGTCGCGGTCCCGCCAACGCGAACCGTGGAGGCTTCGATGAACAAGCAGGCCGTCGTCAGCAAATTCTCTCACGTCAAACCCGGCGATACCGAGTTCAAGGGCGGAGGTCTGCGCGACTTCTTCCTTTATCGCGATCTCGGCATCGCCGATGCCACCGGCGGGCAGGTGATTTGCCACCTGGTCAAGGCCAACCCCGACTTGCCGCCGGAAGAGGGTACCGGCTGGCACAAGCACGAATGCGAATTCCAGATCGTGATCATGACCAAGGGCTGGGCGCGCTTCATGTATGAGGACAAGTCAACCCTGGTGCAGGCGGGCGATGTCGTGCACCCGGGCATCACGCATTACCTGTACGATTACTCGGAGGACATGGAGTACCTCGAGATCGTCAGCCCCGCCGACTTCAAGACCATCGACGTGCCGCCTGCCGTCGACAAGGTGCCGCCGCCCACGCCGTGGAGGTGACCGCATGTCATCCGCCGAGGAATTAACCTTTGTCGTCGGCCGTTGGCTGCGGCCGATTGCTGTGGTCCTTTATGTGGTGCGCCGGCTCGGATGGCGCCCGACATCTAGCCGTGAACAGGAGCGTACGGCGCTAAATCAGTGATTCGGGCGCGGTTCGTTCCATCGCTGTTCCGAACCTTAAAGTCCCGCGCGCGTCCGTCGCATTTTGACGCAATCTGCGACGGGTCAGGGCCTATCCGCGGCGTTTTCAGATCTCGGCCGCGGCAGTCGCCAACCGACCACGGTTGCCTCGACCATGCCGCCGGTCCTGTCATTGCGCCATTGACCGTCGATCCATCGGCAGGCGAACGGCAGTTGATAGGTTCCGCTGTGATCCTCGCAAAGAACTTCCACCGGCAGGTTCGGCGGCGGGTCCCCGTTGCCGTCGAACTGCGCCAGTCGTTTTTCACGCGTTGCCATACAATCAATCTCCACTGCCGCAGCCGGCAAACACACCGGTTTGAGGTGCGGCGAAATCCATCCACTGTTAACGGGATGAAGCACAACGCCTGAATGAGGTATCAGTATGGTATCTCTGGGGACAGGGCCCTCCTTCACGCAAATTGCCGTGATAGACGTTCCCCTGCGTGGATGCTTTTGGAACGAGGATTTGGATGATTGCTCCGACGCCCAAGATCACGATCGTCGCCATCGCGCTGCTGATGGCTTTGTTGCCGGAAAGCGTCCACGCGCAGGACGTTCCCGGCATCGAGATCTGCACCGTCGAAAAAACCATGGAGCGGCGCACCTCATGCCTGCAGAGCAATGTCGACTTCCTGCAGAAGACGATTACAAAACTCACCACCGATCATCAGCAGAAGATTGATGCCAGCAACCGGCAGATCGAGGCGCTGAAGAACGCGGTCATTGGCTTGCAGAAGCTGGTCGGCGAGTTGCAGGCGGCGCAGAACAAGGCGGCCGAGGATGCGAAGAAGACCGCTGCGCCCACCGCGAAGGATGCGGTGACGCCGAAAGACGGCGCGAGGTAGTTCTACTGCGTCAGAGCACCTACAAACCCCTCATCCTGAGGAGCCCGCAGAGCGGGCGTCTCCAAGGATGTAGGCCACAGATGGGGCCTCATGGTTCGAGACGCGCTTCGCGCTCCTCACCATGAGGGGCTTATGACGTAGTAGAGGTAGCTGCCGTTACGCCACGCGGTATTGCTCCATGACGGCCTTGTCCGGTTCGTAACCGAGACCCGGCCCCTGCGGCACCTCCACATCGCCATTGGCATCGACATCGATGCGGCCGCGCCACAAGCAGGCGGCGCGCTTCATGGAGAACACTTCGACAAAGCTCGCGTCGTCGCGCAGCGACATCAAGTGCAGCGTCGCCAGGAAGCCCGGCCCGAAATACGGCGAATGCGGCGCAAGCCTGACGCCGAATTCGTCGGCCAAGGCAGCTACCTTCAGATATTCGGTGATGCCGCCGACCTTGATGACGGAAGGTTGCGCATGGCTTACCGCGCCCGCCTTCATCATCTGCCTGAACTGATGAACCGTGCAGGCGTTCTCTCCAGCCGCAACGTTGAGCGAGCCCTTGCTTCGCACGTCGGCTAGCGTTGCAAAATCTTCCGGCGGCCAGACCGGCTCTTCAAGGAACATCGGCGCGGCGTCGCGGCAGGAATGCGCGAAGGCGATCGCCTCCCCGCCATTCAGCGGACAATTCAGGTCGACCATCAGCGGAATGCCGGCGCCGATCGCCTGCCGTGCGGCAAATACCGCAGGTGTGGTGGTCTCATGCAATTTGATCGCCTTGTAGCCCTGCCGCAGCGCGGTCTCGCATTCGCTTGCGATCAGCTCCGGCTTTCCGATCCGCAGCAGGCTCGCATAGGCGGGAATCCGAGTGCGCCTGGCTTCGCCGATCAGGCGGTGCAACGGCACGCCGTTCGCTTTGGCCGCAAGGTCCCACAAGGCGATATCGAGCGCCGATATCGCGAACATCGTAATGCCATAACGGCCGAACAGATGCAGGTTGCGCTGGATCTGTTCCATGAAGGCGGGAATACCGGCCGCATCGGGAACCTCGAGGCCCTGCGCCTGCGGCGCAATCATTTCCTCGATGGCGGCGGTGCTGGTTCGCGGGCAGACATAGGCGAAGGCATCGCCCCAGCCGGTAATCCCGGCGTCGGTCGAAACTTCCACCATGACGATTTCCAGCGCCGAGATGGCGGACGCGCCTTGCTTGAAGCTCGCGACGCCAGCGTCATAGGGAATACGGATATGGTGCGCCCGGACATTGGTGATCAGCATGGTACCCTCCGAAAGCGTTCCCTACCTTGTCAGTGGCACGATCGAAGAGCAAGGACTGTCAAATCAAGCGCGGCGCAATCGCCGATAATACGAACGCTTCGCATGAAAGCTGTGAGCCATGAATCCAGCCCAGAAAGCGCTCTGGTACATCGAAAGCCATCTCGCCGACCCGTTGACGCTCGATGAGATCGCTAACATTGCCGGCGTCTCGCGTTTTCATCTGGTGCGGGCGTTTGCCGCCGCGACCGGCGTTTCGGTCATGCGTTATGTGCGCGCCCGCAGGCTGACCAAGGCGGCGCAGGCACTCGCCGCCGGCGCGCCCGACATTCTCAGCCTCGCGCTGGATTCGGATTACAGCTCTCACGAAGCTTTCACCCGCGCGTTCCGCGACCATTTCGGCGTAACGCCCGAAGCGGTCCGCGCCACAACGTGCCTCGATCATCTCAAGCTTCAGGAGCCCATCATGATGGATTCAACCCTGCTCGATACTCTCAAGCCGCCGCGTTTCGAAACTTCCAAGCCCTTGCTGATCGCCGGCATCAGCGAACGCTGCACGCATGAGAACGGCGGCGCCGGCATTCCGAACCAGTGGCAGAAGTTTCACCAGACAGTCGACGCCATCCCGAATAGGGTCGGCAAGGTAGCCTATGGCGTCTGCTGCAATGGCGACGATTCCGGCTTCGATTACATTGCCGGCGTCGAGGTGGCCGACTTCTCCGACCTGCCGCGCGAGTTCGCCCGCGTGCGGATTCCGGAGCAGAAGTATGCGGTGTTCACCCACTCAGAGCACATCTCGACCATTCGCCGCACCGTCAACACGATCTGGAATCACTGGCTGCCGGCATCGGGCATGAAGGCGGCAGATGCGCCGAGCTTCGAGCGCTACGACGAGAATTTCGATCCCGCCACCGGCAATGGCGGGCTGGAGATCTGGATTCCGGTCAAGGAGTAGCGTCTCCGCAATGCTGCCCTGCGCCGCTTCATTGCCGGTGATTGCTTGGCAAGCCAAACCGACTTTGCCATAACAGCCGCAACGAATTATTGCGCGTGCGGGGCCGAGCCAAAAATCCGCCTGCAGCCAAAAGCAAGCCGGGAGGATTCATGGCCGATATCCGCGTTCTCGCCACCGATCTGGAGTTTCCGGAAGGCCCGGTCGTCATGCCGGACGGATCGGTGGTGCTGGTCGAAATCCGCGGCAAGCGGCTGACGCGGGTTTATCCTGACGGGCGCAAGGAGGTCGTCGCGCAAATTCCCGGTGGCCCCAATGGCGCCGCGCTCGGCCCCGACGGCAAGATGTACCTCTGCAACAACGGCGGCTTTAGCTGGATTCCGACCGGCAAGATGATCATGCCGGGGCCGCAGCCCGATGATTATCAGGGCGGCTCGATCCAGCGCGTGGATCTGCAGAGCGGCAAGGTCGAGACCGTCGTCACCAAATGCGGCGAGCACGCACTGCGGGGGCCCAACGACCTCGTGTTCGACAAGCACGGCGGCCTCTGGTTCTCCGATCTCGGCAAGCGCCGCGCCCGCGAGATGGATGTCGGCGGGTTCTATTATCTCAAGCCGGGCATGACGGAGATCGT
This region includes:
- a CDS encoding formate/nitrite transporter family protein, with amino-acid sequence MAYLAPSEFVTKMVDAGESKIFMSTRDTVIRAYMAGAILALAAAFAITINVQTGVPIVGAALFPVGFCMLYLLGFDLLTGVFVLAPLALIDKRPGVTLGGVLRNWGLVFIGNFAGAFTVAVMMAIVFTFGWSQPPDKVGQVIGTIGESRTVGYANHGAAGMLTLFIRGMLCNWMVSAGVVGAMISTHVSGKVIAMWMPIMLFFFMTFEHSIVNMFLFPSGLLLGGKFTWWDYIVWNEIPTVVGNLVGGLAFTGLTLYATHVKTGPSRSASAAASSRPSSRIAA
- a CDS encoding bifunctional protein-serine/threonine kinase/phosphatase, translated to MPRELKISVGQFSDKGAKETNQDFHGVLIPDEPLLSLKGISIVLADGISTSKVSRVAAESAVKGFLTDYYCTSESWSVRTSAQRVLEATNSWLHSQTRSQYAYDKDRGYVCTLSAMVIKSTTAHLFHIGDSRIYRLSGNTLEQLTNDHRIVISSQQSYLGRALGVNPQIEIDYQMLRVEPGDVFVLVTDGIYEHLSARRIAKAVNEGGADLDAAAKGIVDQAFEAGSKDNLTVQIVRVDEVPDGAASEVFAQPHELPLPPLLEARTVFDGYRIVRELHGSSRSHIYLAVDIETDAVVTIKIPSIDLRDDPAYLKRFMMEEWVARRIDSPHVLKPCLLQRKRNFLYVATEYIDGQTLTQWMIDNPKPSLETVRGIVEQIAKGLRAFHRKEMLHQDVRPDNIMIDATGTVKIIDFGSTKITGVVEAEPSGIRNDILGTQQYTAPEYFLGEPATMRSDLFSLGVITYQMLTGKLPYGAQIAKARTRSQFNKLVYRPVSHGDRELPQWIDGTLEKAVHPNPYKRYDSFSEFLFDLRHPNANYVSGSSTPLIERNPLLFWKSTTVVLALAVIVLLAMQHGVNR
- a CDS encoding substrate-binding domain-containing protein, which produces MRLSKTLRTLALATLSAFLLTVTATAAEVRVMISGGLSAAYKALVPEFERATGHKVLTAYGPSMGTTTNAIPVRLERGEPADVLIMVGYALDDLAKKGKVTAGTSVDLVKSPIGVAVKSGMPKPDISTADALKRALLAVKTVAYSDSASGVYVSTEMFGKLGITEAMKDKARKIPATPVGEIVARGDAEIGFQQISELKPVEGIEIVGPLPDELQKITVFSAGIATVSKEPEAGKALIKFLASPAARPEIVKSGLDPIPAGTTN
- a CDS encoding polyhydroxyalkanoate depolymerase; its protein translation is MMSMMYQAYQNHMDLTSPWRTGAAAALRYLNLVPQGVSDKLFGRLAASLELISRSSLTYHRPAYGIDRVLVGNRELEVTEEVTFATPFGSLLHFKKENAPEQPRLLLVAPMSGHFATLLRGTVKTLLQDHDVYITDWHNPRDIPLHAGRFGLEDYTDHLITFLDKIGPRAHMVAICQPSVSALAAAAVMSEDNHPARPATLTLMAGPIDTRIQPTKVNEFARSKPINWFEKNLINYVPVQCKGAFRKVYPGFVQLTAFVSMNLERHIKQHIDLANHLAKGEKEKAAIIKTFYDEYFAVMDLPAEFYIETVRDVFQEHLLPQGKLKHRGRKVDPAAIRRMGLMTVEGEKDDICSIGQTLAAQDLCTGVRAYRKVHHMQAGVGHYGVFSGKRWNNEIYPLLRDFVHVNS
- a CDS encoding glutathione S-transferase family protein, with product MAKTTLTISSKNYSSWSLRGWLLAKFSGLEFEEVITAPDDASARAEILLLSSSILVPCLRHEGATIWDTLAIAEYLNEAMPDAGLLPSDRIRRAHCRSICGEIHSGFTTLRASLPVNLKGHFPGFKIWSRAQADIDRVCTIWRECLAESGGPFLFGERTMADAMYAPVVTRFMTYDVKLEPTLAAYAKTIMAMPEMQEWIEAAKAEPADIEELEVEY
- a CDS encoding cupin domain-containing protein codes for the protein MNKQAVVSKFSHVKPGDTEFKGGGLRDFFLYRDLGIADATGGQVICHLVKANPDLPPEEGTGWHKHECEFQIVIMTKGWARFMYEDKSTLVQAGDVVHPGITHYLYDYSEDMEYLEIVSPADFKTIDVPPAVDKVPPPTPWR
- a CDS encoding mandelate racemase/muconate lactonizing enzyme family protein, which encodes MLITNVRAHHIRIPYDAGVASFKQGASAISALEIVMVEVSTDAGITGWGDAFAYVCPRTSTAAIEEMIAPQAQGLEVPDAAGIPAFMEQIQRNLHLFGRYGITMFAISALDIALWDLAAKANGVPLHRLIGEARRTRIPAYASLLRIGKPELIASECETALRQGYKAIKLHETTTPAVFAARQAIGAGIPLMVDLNCPLNGGEAIAFAHSCRDAAPMFLEEPVWPPEDFATLADVRSKGSLNVAAGENACTVHQFRQMMKAGAVSHAQPSVIKVGGITEYLKVAALADEFGVRLAPHSPYFGPGFLATLHLMSLRDDASFVEVFSMKRAACLWRGRIDVDANGDVEVPQGPGLGYEPDKAVMEQYRVA
- a CDS encoding AraC family transcriptional regulator, whose product is MNPAQKALWYIESHLADPLTLDEIANIAGVSRFHLVRAFAAATGVSVMRYVRARRLTKAAQALAAGAPDILSLALDSDYSSHEAFTRAFRDHFGVTPEAVRATTCLDHLKLQEPIMMDSTLLDTLKPPRFETSKPLLIAGISERCTHENGGAGIPNQWQKFHQTVDAIPNRVGKVAYGVCCNGDDSGFDYIAGVEVADFSDLPREFARVRIPEQKYAVFTHSEHISTIRRTVNTIWNHWLPASGMKAADAPSFERYDENFDPATGNGGLEIWIPVKE
- a CDS encoding SMP-30/gluconolactonase/LRE family protein, whose product is MADIRVLATDLEFPEGPVVMPDGSVVLVEIRGKRLTRVYPDGRKEVVAQIPGGPNGAALGPDGKMYLCNNGGFSWIPTGKMIMPGPQPDDYQGGSIQRVDLQSGKVETVVTKCGEHALRGPNDLVFDKHGGLWFSDLGKRRAREMDVGGFYYLKPGMTEIVEVVHGVLPANGIGLSPDEKTVYIAETPTARLWAYEVSEPGTIKPRDVIYRGERGKPIAGLGGYQMFDSMAVEANGNVCVATLVSGCISVIAPDGTLVEQVPTGDRVTTNIAFGGPELKTAYITLSGKGELIAMDWARPGLALNFLNK